One Candidatus Dependentiae bacterium genomic region harbors:
- the tilS gene encoding tRNA lysidine(34) synthetase TilS, with amino-acid sequence MNFLMHTNNQIMMLHNLALKILKQLEQHFKQPFTDKKPTIIVGLSGGPDSVFLLHLFAQLAHNNSIKLIAAHLDHGWRENSAHDVNWCKQLCDTLNIEFHTEHAQNITHDIKPNGSQEAMGRQLRRAFFKKLSQELNADLIALAHHQDDQQETFFLRLIRGTSLSGLRCMDVFSDNYFRPLLKTPKTFILEYLDTNNIAYLTDPTNASPNYLRNRIRHQVLPALQACDQRFDKKLESTIEHLREEDNFLQELTKQTFEKIFTHNSKADLLQGNLKEFQALHSVLQKRVLIYWLIQSKAHFTAQQSFLLELLKFLNSPHGGTHQVHDTWFIKKQSNLFWITTKITI; translated from the coding sequence ATGAATTTTTTGATGCACACAAACAATCAAATCATGATGCTTCATAACCTTGCACTAAAAATTCTAAAACAGCTTGAACAACATTTTAAGCAACCGTTTACCGACAAAAAACCCACTATTATTGTTGGATTATCAGGTGGACCAGACTCTGTTTTCCTGCTCCATCTCTTTGCGCAACTTGCACACAACAATTCAATTAAACTTATTGCGGCACACCTTGATCACGGCTGGCGAGAAAATTCTGCGCACGATGTTAACTGGTGCAAACAGTTGTGCGATACACTCAATATCGAATTTCATACTGAACATGCGCAAAATATTACTCACGACATCAAGCCTAATGGCTCACAAGAAGCAATGGGCAGACAACTGCGCCGCGCATTTTTCAAAAAATTATCTCAAGAATTAAACGCAGATTTGATTGCACTTGCCCATCATCAAGATGACCAACAAGAAACATTTTTCTTACGCTTAATTCGTGGAACAAGTTTAAGCGGCCTACGCTGCATGGACGTCTTCTCAGATAATTACTTTAGGCCGTTACTCAAAACCCCTAAGACATTTATCCTGGAATATTTAGACACAAACAATATTGCGTACCTCACAGACCCAACAAATGCATCACCGAATTATTTGAGAAATCGCATTCGTCACCAAGTACTTCCTGCACTCCAAGCATGCGACCAGCGCTTTGATAAAAAACTTGAATCAACCATCGAACACTTGCGGGAAGAAGATAATTTTTTACAAGAACTGACCAAACAAACTTTTGAAAAAATATTTACTCACAATTCAAAAGCAGACTTACTCCAAGGAAACTTAAAGGAGTTTCAAGCCCTTCATTCAGTGCTGCAAAAAAGAGTTTTAATTTACTGGTTAATTCAATCAAAAGCTCATTTTACCGCGCAACAGAGCTTTCTGCTTGAGCTTTTAAAATTTCTGAACAGCCCACATGGCGGCACTCACCAAGTCCATGATACCTGGTTCATCAAAAAACAAAGTAACCTTTTCTGGATTACAACTAAAATTACCATCTAA
- a CDS encoding ankyrin repeat domain-containing protein produces MKLNTKLLMLSLTLLSTLNTMVMKAMNQDPNKGLSIEEQLKARRTRLQQNDAQQQAVVQHEVQAVQNQCAFIDAINGEINSLINGLHNAQTYDAIFVLLGDIITELQRPYENISIIDMHASQNQEIVQALKQLCTCMEKIIIAVQQSAPLRSYILEKERLGQFDIQLQHIAQILKYKHTGSLIEIEMNVDQDEELAEMLQEEELNFETFNNNNNNNIIVEDDEIIITETIAPKTQSNNSNTNNKKRKLEDIDTEKNKKLKPDFMTQAFTFTQDFESIDLFATPTYPNRGSSFAALSQTRFGDIWLMAREGKLGVVKNLLKKDQTLLNKRDSVLGITPLASAASNNRTDVVEFLLEEGADVTTTNRFKQTVLITAVINKFTKIAELLLKNEVDVNIQDYEGNTALHYAARENNIKLVKLLLANKADVNLKNKAGHSPLDLALSIVHNEKRAVSIVILLLQHGAKPSVSNWIETWNNHLSSTN; encoded by the coding sequence ATGAAATTGAATACAAAACTATTAATGCTCTCGCTCACACTGCTCAGCACCTTGAACACAATGGTTATGAAAGCAATGAACCAAGACCCCAATAAGGGCTTGTCAATTGAAGAACAATTAAAAGCACGTCGTACGCGCTTACAACAAAACGATGCCCAGCAGCAAGCTGTCGTACAACACGAAGTGCAGGCTGTTCAAAATCAATGCGCTTTTATTGATGCAATTAACGGTGAAATTAACAGCTTGATTAATGGGCTGCATAATGCACAAACATATGACGCAATTTTTGTATTACTCGGTGATATTATTACTGAGCTACAAAGACCATATGAAAACATTTCTATTATTGATATGCACGCTTCTCAGAATCAAGAAATTGTACAAGCTCTGAAACAGCTTTGTACGTGCATGGAAAAAATTATTATTGCAGTTCAACAAAGCGCACCACTCAGAAGCTATATTCTTGAAAAAGAGCGCCTTGGGCAATTTGATATTCAATTGCAACACATTGCGCAGATACTCAAATACAAACATACCGGTTCATTGATTGAAATCGAAATGAATGTTGATCAAGATGAAGAGCTTGCAGAAATGCTGCAGGAAGAAGAGCTTAACTTTGAAACGTTCAACAATAACAATAACAACAATATTATTGTTGAAGATGATGAAATTATTATAACTGAGACTATTGCACCTAAAACTCAGAGCAATAACTCCAATACGAACAACAAGAAACGTAAACTTGAAGATATTGATACTGAAAAAAACAAAAAGCTAAAACCGGATTTCATGACTCAAGCTTTTACATTTACTCAAGATTTTGAATCTATCGATCTATTTGCGACCCCTACTTACCCAAATAGAGGATCAAGTTTTGCAGCACTCTCTCAAACTAGGTTTGGTGACATTTGGCTTATGGCCCGCGAAGGAAAACTTGGTGTAGTCAAAAATCTTCTTAAGAAAGACCAAACACTCCTTAATAAAAGAGATTCAGTGCTGGGCATAACACCCCTTGCCAGCGCCGCATCAAATAACAGAACCGACGTTGTTGAGTTTTTATTGGAAGAGGGAGCGGACGTAACGACTACAAATAGATTTAAGCAAACAGTACTTATTACTGCGGTTATAAATAAATTTACAAAGATAGCCGAACTTCTGCTTAAAAATGAAGTTGATGTAAATATTCAAGATTATGAAGGGAACACAGCTCTTCATTATGCTGCACGAGAGAATAACATCAAACTGGTTAAGCTTTTGTTAGCGAATAAAGCAGATGTTAATCTTAAGAATAAAGCCGGTCATTCACCACTCGATTTAGCTTTAAGCATTGTACATAATGAAAAAAGAGCAGTTTCAATAGTAATATTATTATTGCAACACGGGGCGAAACCTAGCGTGAGTAATTGGATAGAAACTTGGAACAATCATCTCAGTAGTACCAACTAA